The Pseudomonas fluorescens genome segment TCGGTGCTTGAGTACGGCGAGGTGAACGACAGGATCCCAGGCGCATTTTTATCAGCTGGCGCAGGCAACGACACACTGCTCGGCTCCGCGGGTGCCGATTATTTGATCAGTGGGCCGGGAGAAGATTGGCTTTACGGCGAAAACGGTCCCGACACTTACATAGTTGAAGCGCATGATGGCGCAACCACCATTATTGCCGACGTGCTTAACCCTGTTTTTTTGCGCCCCGAGGTTGGAGCCTCTGGGTGGCATGAAGAGTTTGGGGGGCTTGGTATTGATACCGTCGTTCTTCCGGAAGAGGCGAAACCAGATAAGTTGAAACTAACCTGGGGCGCTGTGTTGGTTGAGGCGGTAAATATTGAACTGTCACCCACCCCACCACGTGGGGCTCATCGTCAACCGCCTCGGGCCCAGATGCTGTACACCACACTCGATATCGAATGGGGCGGAACTCAAAAAGTACGAATCGTTTTGCCCAATCCGAACGATCTCAGTGGTTCCGGAATTGAACGGGTGAGGTTTGCTGACGGCTCGAGCATCAATTTTAAAGACGTCGTTAGCCGCTTAGGCATCGCCCCCGATACTTATCATCATGGCATCACCGTTCAGTACGCTACTCAGGTCAAGTCTTTTCGAGACAACCGTTTTCTACCGCTCGTGGGCGGTCGCGGTAATGACACCCTCAGCGGCACTGGTGAAATAAGAGGGATGCAAGGAGATGATCTGCTTGGCGGTGGCTCAGGTGATGACGTGCTTTACGGTGGGCCGGGCAATGACACCTTGTCCGGTGGCGGGGGCAATGATGTGTATAAATATGATGGGCTTGGGCGAGACCTGGTAATCAATGCCGGTGGCGGAACTGACGGTATAGACTTTTCGGAGGTCGGGCTGTCGATTGATCAACTCAAGTTCCACCGTGAACGGGATGATCTCGTCATCGTAGTCAGCTATGGCATGTCTCCAAAGATTCGTGTCTCCGAACACTTTTCAGGAGGCGATGCCGCTATCAGCTTCATCAGCGTTCAAGGAGAAGAGGGAGCTGTTGAAAATTACGCGGCGAATCAACTCGCTGAGCTTTTGCACCCTCTGCCTCCGTTGCGGGATGTAGAGGATATCTTGTCGAGAAATGATGAAGAGTCGTTGCAGGCAATGAAGGAAATAATCGCGTTTTACGAGTTGAATGTTTGATCGCAGAATTTCGCAACTGGCTCAAACTGTCCCGCGACAGAGTCCAAGAGACTGCCATCGCGGGCAATGATCGGTTTTAGTATTGCGACAGATCCGCCAACGGATGCCGCCCCTCCCACACCTTGTGAAAGTGCGCCTCGACCACCGCGTCCGGCACCCGGGCGATGTCCGGCCAGTGCCAGTGCGGTTTGTGATCCTTGTCGATCAGCCGCGCCCGGACCCCTTCGCTGAACTCCGGATGTCGGCAGCAATTGAGGCTCAGGGTGTATTCCATCTGAAAGACTTCGGCCAGCGACAAGTGGCGGGCGCGGACGATCTGTTCCCAGACCAGATGCGCCGTCAGTGGCGAGCCTTCACTCATGGTTTTCGCGGCACGGGCAATCAACAGGTCGCTGCTTTCGCGATGCAGGCTGATGGCTTTCCAGGCGCAGATCACGTCGCTGACATCCAGCCATTCATCGATCTGCTGCCGACGCGGCAGCCATTGCGCCTCAGGTATTTGTGCCACGGCTTCCTGCTGCAACGCCTTGAGCAGGCTGTTGAGTTGCATGGTGGTCTGTTCCTGCCAGTTCAATTGCAACAAACCGTCGATCAGTTCCTGTTGCTGTTCGTCGAGCAGGAAGCGGTCGGCCAGGTCCAGATCGATCGCATCGCGGCCGTTCATGTGCGCGCCGGTCAGACCGAGGAACAAACCGAGCTTGCCCGGCAGTCGTGACAGAAACCAGCTGGCGCCGACATCCGGGTACAGGCCGATGCTGATTTCCGGCATCGCCAGACGACTGCTCGGCGTGACGATCCGGATGCTCGCGCCTTGCAGCAGGCCCATGCCGCCACCAAGCACATAACCATGGCCCCAGCAGATCAACGGTTTCGGGTAAGTGTGCAGGCTGTAATCCAGACGATATTCCGCGCTGAAAAACTGCGCAGCCAGCGGCGGCACTTCGCCGGGATGGGCGCGGCAGGCTTCTACCAGACTGCGCACCTCGCCGCCGGCACAGAAGGCCTTGGCGCCGTTGCCGCGCAGCAGCACGCAGACGATTTGCGGATCCTTGGCCCAGGCGTTCAGTTTGTCGCTCAGGGCGTGGATCATCGGCAGGGACAGCGCATTGAGCGACTTTTCGGCATCCAGAGTGGCCACGCCGATGCGCGCGCCGTCGGTGCCGGTCAGTTCTTCGAAGTGCAGATTCATCGTGACCTCGATCGGGAATTTGAACGATCAGTATGACCGCTGCGTGGGAAAGTGCCGGATCTGCGTCAGATCAATTGACAAGCGTGGTCGGCTTTCCTAGGGTTCGCCCCAATTGTTTTTGCCGGATGTAACCATGACTGCTGACGACCGTATCAAACTCGAACCGAGCTGGAAGGAG includes the following:
- a CDS encoding enoyl-CoA hydratase/isomerase family protein, producing MNLHFEELTGTDGARIGVATLDAEKSLNALSLPMIHALSDKLNAWAKDPQIVCVLLRGNGAKAFCAGGEVRSLVEACRAHPGEVPPLAAQFFSAEYRLDYSLHTYPKPLICWGHGYVLGGGMGLLQGASIRIVTPSSRLAMPEISIGLYPDVGASWFLSRLPGKLGLFLGLTGAHMNGRDAIDLDLADRFLLDEQQQELIDGLLQLNWQEQTTMQLNSLLKALQQEAVAQIPEAQWLPRRQQIDEWLDVSDVICAWKAISLHRESSDLLIARAAKTMSEGSPLTAHLVWEQIVRARHLSLAEVFQMEYTLSLNCCRHPEFSEGVRARLIDKDHKPHWHWPDIARVPDAVVEAHFHKVWEGRHPLADLSQY